AATGGTGTCACCCGTTTTGGGTTGGGCCAATATCCGATGAGAAACTCCTTCATTGCAGCTCCCCCCTTCGAAATCCAAAAGCGAATTGCCCAATTTCTGGATGAGAAGACCGCCAAGATTGATGGGCTGATCGAGAAGAAACGCGAGCTGCTGGATCGCCTGGCCGAAAAGCGGCAGGCCCTCATCACCCAGGCCGTCACCAAGGGGCTCAACCCAGATGCGCCCATGAAGCCTTCCGGGATTGAGTGGCTGGGGGATATTCCGGAGCATTGGGATGTATTCCCTTTAAAGAGAGTGCTAACCGATTCAACCTATGGCATTTCGGCGTCCCTTGAACCTGCTGGCGAAGTCGTCATACTTCGGATGGGCAACCTTGTAGACGGGATAATAGATTATTCCGATTTAAAATTTCTTGACGAGATTGATGATGGACTATTGTTGCAGCCACGAGATGTTGTTTTCAATAGAACTAATAGTTTAGATTTAGTTGGAAAGACTTCACTTTTTATGGGGAATGCAGATTCCCCAGTATCTTTTGCCTCCTACTTGGTTAGGTTTCGCTTCGATGAACGCTACCTGCCTGAATACGCCAACTACGTCATGGGAACAGAAAGTCTTTTGGCTCTAGTTCGAACGTTTGCTCTCCGTAGCATAGGGCAAGCGAACCTAAATCCCAGTAGGTACTCGATGACTATATTTCCTGTTCCACCATTGGGTGAACAGGAAGAGATTGTAACAAAGCTAGATTATGAAAACGATCGTATTAGTGTTGCCGTAGAGAATATTTCTAAATCGATCTGCGCACTCGAAGAGTATCGTTCTGCTCTCATCACCTCTGCAGTCACAGGTCAGATCGAGGCTCTCAAATGACCCTCGCTGCCGCAACATACTTTGAGCACCTTAAGGCTTATGTAAACAGCCAGTACATCACGCATGATGGCGCAGGTGGCAAGGTCATCCTCAAGGAGAAGTACTTTCGTCCTGAGGACGTGAAACCACAGACGCGAAAGATAGAATTAAGTCTGCCAGGCGCAGGAATGGCTTTCAAGCTCGATCAAGATGAGTTTGAAACAAAGGAGAAGAAGGGTAAACAGAAAAAGAAGGATAAACCATCACTTTTTCATTTCCTTGACGACACTTCGAAGCCTTGGTCCAAGAGGTGCGATTTTGTGATTTTCTACGTGAAAGGAAGAATGTTTCATGCAGACTGCATCGAGTTTAAATCCAAAAGCCTTGCCGCTGACAAAATTGTACCGCAACTTGCAGCGGGAACCAACTGGGTGCGGAGCCTGAAACGTACCATCGAGAACTATACGGGCTACACCCGACGTATCAGATTGCGTAAATTTGTTTTTGCAGAAAATGAAAACCCTGATGCATATCTTGAAGAGAATAGGCAACTCAAAGCTGATGCCTCAATACGCTATTACCACTTTGACGAGGTCCAGGGACAATCTTTAGCCGACCTCGAAAATGCCTCTGTACAGGAGATTTGACCTATGGCTGGGCACACTGAACGCGACTTCGAAAATGCAATTGAATACGGTCTCCTGAAATCTGGCGGCTACACCAAACGCACCCCGCAGGACTATGACGAGTCGCTCGCTCTTTTCTCTGCCGACGTCACTGGATTTCTCAAGGAGTCGCAACCTTCGAAATGGAGTGCGCTGGAAGCGTTGCTCAGTGATAAGACAGAAGCGACTGTACTCGACAATCTCGCCAAAGAGCTCGCGCTCAAAGGCACGCTCCACGTCTTTCGCCACGGTTTCAAGTGTTATGGCAAGAAATTCCGGCTTGCATACTTCCGTCCCAATACGTCCATGAATCCTGAGGCGGCGGAGCAATACGCCAAGAACAGACTGACCATTACCCGCCAAGTTGCGTTCACGTCGGTCATGAAGCGGCCCGACGGCAAGAGCAACCGCAAGTGCATCATTGACGTGACCCTTGCCGTAAACGGCCTGCCCGTGGTGACGGTTGAGCTCAAGAATCCGCAAACCGGGCAGAAGGTGGCAAAGGCCATCGAGCAGTATCAAAAGGATCGTGATGGACGAGATCTGCTCTTTGAATTCAAAAAACGGGCTCTGGTTCATTTCGCCGTTGATCCGGATGAAGTGTGGATGACGACACAATTGAAGGGCAAAGAGACCTTCTTCCTGCCGTTCAATCGAGGTAACAACCATGGAGCAGGCAACCCGCCTGTCGAGAACAATTGGAAAACACACTATCTCTGGGATGAGGTCCTTCAAGCTGACAGCCTCCTGGAGATCCTCCAACGCTTCATGCATCTTGAGGTCAAGGAGCGGAAGATAAAGACCAGCAAGGGCAACCTCCGAACTGTGAAGACGGAGAAGATGATCTTTCCCCGCTACCACCAGCTTGATGTAGTCCGAAAACTCATAGGCCACACCAAGGCTCACGGTTCAGGCCGAAACTACCTGATCCAGCATTCTGCCGGTTCAGGAAAATCCAACTCCATTGCATGGCTCGCCCACAGGCTGGCCAGTCTGCATGATGAACAGGATAGTAAGATTTTTCATTCGGTTATCGTCGTCACTGACCGTCGAGTGCTGGATCAGCAATTGCAGAACACCATTTACCAGTTCGAGCACAAGACCGGCGTTGTCGAGAAGATCGACGAAGATACCCAGCAGCTCGCACGCGCTTTGTCCCAGGGGACGTCGGTCATCATCACGACGATCCAGAAGTTCCCCTTCATTTCGCAGGCGCTCTCCACCCTGGAGAATAAAGGCGCGGGAGTAGCCATTGACACGGCAAGCAAGCGATTTGCCGTTATCGTGGACGAGGCCCACTCTTCTCAGAGCGGCGAGACCGCTACAGCCCTGAAAGGCATGTTGAACAAGGATGGCATTGAAGCCGCCGTTGCTGCCCAAATTTCGGATGAAGAGGATGGGGCATACAGCGAGGAAGACATCAAGGCCCTCCGAGATGCTTATCAGCGCGCCCGGCAACCGAATCTTAGCTTTTTCGCATTCACTGCCACCCCAAAGTACAAGACAAAGGCCTTGTTCGATGAACCAGGCCCGTCCGGCGATTCGCCATTTCATGAATACACCATGCGTCAGGCCATCGAAGAAGGCTTCATCATGGATGTGCTGGAGAACTACACTACCTACAAGCGGTTCTTCGGCCTGGTGAAGCAGGTCGAGGCTGACCCAGAGGTTCCCCGCAAAAGGGCTGCCAGGGCACTCACGCAGTTCATGGAGCTGCACCCGGTCAACATTGAGCAGGTTGTATCCGTCATCATCGAGCATTTTCGCCTCAACGTTATGCACGAGCTGGGTGGTCGGGCCAAGGCTATGGTCGTCACAGGCTCACGTCTCTCGGCAGTGCAATATAAACTGGCTTTTGACCATTACATCAAGGAACGGGGATACACCGGTATTCGCTCTCTGGTGGCCTTTTCCGGGACGGTGGAAGACCCGGAAGATCCCGGCTCTGCGTACACTGAAGTCGGCATGAATGAAGGGCTTTCCGAAAGCGAGTTGCCGGAAGCATTCGGCGGCGATGAATACAGAGTCCTTCTGGTGGCAGAGAAATACCAGACCGGTTTTGATCAGCCTTTGCTGCAGACCATGTACGTCGTAAAGAGACTTTCTGGCGTCCAGGCTGTCCAGACTCTTTCCCGCCTCAATCGCACCGCTCCCGGAAAGACCAGGACGTTTGTTCTCGACTTCGCCAACGAAGCCGCCGACATATTCAAGGCATTCAAGCCATACTATGAGTCAACACCTGTCGGTGAAAACGCAGATCCTCACCGTTTGTCCGAGTTGCAGCACCGCCTGCTTGAATGGGCAATTTTCGATTTGGAGGATGTCAATGCTTTTGCTGAGGTTTGGTACCGTAAGCGGCGCGACCACTCCGCCACCGATCATCGGAAGATGAATGCGATTCTTGATATTGTTGTTCAGCGCTTTACTGAGCACACAGAAGAAGAACAGGAACAGTTCAGAGGTCAACTCACGGCGTATCGCAATCTCTATGCATTCCTTTCGCAGGTTATCCCGTACCAGGATAGTGAACTTGAAAAGCTCTACGCATTTGCTCGAAATCTGTTGCTGAAATTGCCCAGCCCAGGGGAAGGCCAGAAGTTCTCATTGGACGATGAAGTTGCGCTCCGTTATTTCCGGTTGCAACAAATGTCAGATGGTTCCATCGACCTTTCCAACGGCAAGGCTGATCCTTTAAAAGGCCCAACCGACGTCGGAACAGCTGGAGCCAAGGATGAAGAGGTTGTCCTTTCCAGTTTGGTCGATCGTCTCAATGAACGTTTCGGGACCGACTTCACCGAAGCAGATCAGCTCTTCTTTGATCAGATCCGAGCCAGCGCGGAAGAAAACGAGGACATTGCCGAGGCTGCCCGTGCCAATAACTTCGCGAACTTCTCAGCTTATTTTGACAAGATTCTCGATGAGCTTTTCATCGCCCGCATGGAAGGCAACGAAGATATTTTCTCACGAGTCATGGCCGACAAGGATTTTCGTTCTGCTGCCCATGAGCATTTGGCGCAGGAATTATTCCAGCGAATCCGAGACGAGAAAGTCGCATAACAAGGAGGCTACGTGTCTGAACCATACTCAATCAAAATGTTCCTGCCGGATGGTGATCCGGACGGCCTCCGTCTGATCGAAAAATCAAACTGGACCGGTATCGGTGTGGTCTTTTCCCGTTCTGGGTACAAGGACGCATTGAAGCGAGAAGAGTTCCAACGTACAGGCGTGTACGTCTTGGTCGGATCATCAGGAGACAGCAGTCTGCCCACCATTTATATTGGTGAAGGAGACCCGGTCCGCCCTCGACTGGATAGTCACTACGCCAAGAAGGACTTCTGGAACTGGGGCGTATTCTTCGTCACCAGCAACCAAAGTCTGAACAAGGCTCACGTTAAGTATTTGGAGAGTCGCCTGATTCAGCTTGCCAAAGACGTCAAGCAGTGCAACCTCGACAACGCGAATGATTCCAGCCAACCGAACTTGTCCGAAGCTGATGTGGCTGACATGGAAAGCTACATCCGGGACATGCTCAAGGTCTTTCCCCTGGTGGGCCTCTCCGTCTTCGAAAAGCCAGAGCAGGTTTCGAATGAAAGAGAACTACTCTTCATCAAAGCCAAAGGGATTACAGCCAAGGGCTACGAAACGAGCCGGGGTTTTGTCGTTCTTGAGGGGTCAGAAAGTGTTGTAGATGAGGTTCCCTCCATTCACGAATACCTCACTAGCTTACGAAGCGATCTGGTTAAGAAAGGCGTTTTGATCCCACAGAATGGGCATTACGCGTTCACCGAAAACTATGTATTCACGTCACCTAGTACAGCCGCAGGGGTTGTTCAGGGACGTAGCTCAAACGGCAGAACATGTTGGAAGGATGCTAAAGGGAAGACCTTGAAAACTATACAAACGGAAAGCACTAAGGGAAGTGAGGGGGCAGAGTCTTGAAGCACGATATACTTGGATTGAAAGAACTCATCCGGCTCAATGTCCGAACCTATGCGGACATGTCCTCCATTACAGATCTCGGGGAACTACGTAGTGCATTTCTTAAGGCCACAGAAATGGTTTTTGACGATCTTGAGGATGAACTCAAGACTTTCGGAGCCTCTTCCTCTCCAAAGAAAAGCTATTCCATAGAAGGGAAAAAAGAGAAGCATCCTAAAGCGTATGAAAAATGGACTCCGGAAGAAGAGAAAGAACTCGCTCAAAGATATGAGCAAGGGATACCAATTCCTGAGATCGCCGAGCAGTTGGGTAGAAATCCCGGGGGGATTAGGTCTAGGCTTCAAAAGTTAGGCTTATGCTGAGCTAATTACATTCACCATCCGTTGCACAAAACTATATAAAAATGAGGCGAGGAGGCGTAAGCTTTCTCGCCTCATTCATTTCTCATGCTGTAAAACACAACTTTCTTTTGTAATCTTACTATTATTTGCAGTGAAGCGAACTCTACCTCGACAACTTGCGGACCTTTGCTGCTCAAAGCATCCTTTTCTCATGCATTTTAAACAATAGAACCTGTTTTATTTCAGGGTTGTTTAAAACGGTATTAGGTTAATATCTAAGTTTTATACTAAAGAAGACTCTAAAGCTATACTCTGTTTAAAACACTAAGAAGACTAACAAGAAAAAGAAATACTACTACAAAGCTAATACCTAATACTCTTTTTAGTAACAAAATACTTTTACCATTATAATATAGTGAAAGAATGTTAAAACTAAATGGAGAGTAAAATGCACTATTTAACAAGTAGTAATTCTAACAACTACAATGGTCTTCCTGTTAACAATGGAAAGAATGGACAATACTTTTGCTACACTAGTATGCTTCAAAGATTCTATGAACTGTTAACGTCCATGACAGAACGGCATAGTCGCGTACTGTTTGTACGCTTTGATGTCAGATTTCCAAGTGGCTATATGCCTTTGGGAAGAAATGAGGAGATCACTCACCTTTGTAAGCGTCTGAAAGAAAACAGCAGAAGCAAAGGACGTGATCTTGGTTTGTTCTGGGTTCGGGAACAGAGTCGAGAGAAACACCAGCACTATCATTGTGTGGCTCTTATTGATGGTAACAAGGTTCAGAACCATAGGGCTTTTCTCATTGAAGTCGAACGTATCTGGAATCACATTACTGGGAGTACACAAACCGGAACAATTGATTGGTGTGAAAGGACTAGGAATGGTCAGCCAGGAAGAAATGGGATTATGATCCAGCGTCCTCTACGGAAGGCTCAAGGCGAGGAACTTCTCCATCAGCAGAATGACTTTCAGAGCAAGGTCAATCACTGCTTCGAGTGGGCCAGCTATCTTTGTAAAACCAATCAAAAAGACAACACACCGTCAGGTGTGAGGCGTTTTGGCTTGTCCCAGATGAAATAACCACAACCCACCCCATACTCCTTCGCTATGAAGGACCTTGGCAACAGCCGTCAGACACCCCGTGTTTGGCGGCTGTGCTGTTTAAAGGACATTACAATGAAGATAAAATACATCACAGCTACTGACTCCGGTTTCTTCCACTCCGGCTCCTTCCTGGGCACCTCTCTCGACGTGAGAATAACCCTTGCGGGCACGAGGCTTCTTAAATGGGAAATAGGCAATCATATCCCCAAGTCGAAGCCATACTCCGATGAAGCCCCTATCGACCCTGGCTGGGTGTTGGCCTATGACCTTAATCTTGACATGAACCATTCCATATATTGCCTTACCATCACCGGAGAGGTCATCAAGAAGGCATTGAATCCGTATGGGGCCAGCCTGAAGGAACAGAAGAAAAAAATTAGCCAGGTCTTGACTCGAATTAGCGTTGCTCCTGGCGTTAATGGGAGGGCCCTATTCAAGTTCGAGGAGGTTCTGTAGTTTGCTATTGGAAAGCGGTCTCTTTGCTCTCAGGGAGACCGCTTTGTCCGAGAGTTGCTTGTTGAAATTACATTCCTTATTCTCATCATGATTTGATTTGGATTGGGAGCACAAGGAGAAGTAGACATGGGAAAAGCATCGGATAACATATTGATTTATTTAAAAAACCAAGACA
The genomic region above belongs to uncultured Pseudodesulfovibrio sp. and contains:
- a CDS encoding type I restriction endonuclease, which encodes MAGHTERDFENAIEYGLLKSGGYTKRTPQDYDESLALFSADVTGFLKESQPSKWSALEALLSDKTEATVLDNLAKELALKGTLHVFRHGFKCYGKKFRLAYFRPNTSMNPEAAEQYAKNRLTITRQVAFTSVMKRPDGKSNRKCIIDVTLAVNGLPVVTVELKNPQTGQKVAKAIEQYQKDRDGRDLLFEFKKRALVHFAVDPDEVWMTTQLKGKETFFLPFNRGNNHGAGNPPVENNWKTHYLWDEVLQADSLLEILQRFMHLEVKERKIKTSKGNLRTVKTEKMIFPRYHQLDVVRKLIGHTKAHGSGRNYLIQHSAGSGKSNSIAWLAHRLASLHDEQDSKIFHSVIVVTDRRVLDQQLQNTIYQFEHKTGVVEKIDEDTQQLARALSQGTSVIITTIQKFPFISQALSTLENKGAGVAIDTASKRFAVIVDEAHSSQSGETATALKGMLNKDGIEAAVAAQISDEEDGAYSEEDIKALRDAYQRARQPNLSFFAFTATPKYKTKALFDEPGPSGDSPFHEYTMRQAIEEGFIMDVLENYTTYKRFFGLVKQVEADPEVPRKRAARALTQFMELHPVNIEQVVSVIIEHFRLNVMHELGGRAKAMVVTGSRLSAVQYKLAFDHYIKERGYTGIRSLVAFSGTVEDPEDPGSAYTEVGMNEGLSESELPEAFGGDEYRVLLVAEKYQTGFDQPLLQTMYVVKRLSGVQAVQTLSRLNRTAPGKTRTFVLDFANEAADIFKAFKPYYESTPVGENADPHRLSELQHRLLEWAIFDLEDVNAFAEVWYRKRRDHSATDHRKMNAILDIVVQRFTEHTEEEQEQFRGQLTAYRNLYAFLSQVIPYQDSELEKLYAFARNLLLKLPSPGEGQKFSLDDEVALRYFRLQQMSDGSIDLSNGKADPLKGPTDVGTAGAKDEEVVLSSLVDRLNERFGTDFTEADQLFFDQIRASAEENEDIAEAARANNFANFSAYFDKILDELFIARMEGNEDIFSRVMADKDFRSAAHEHLAQELFQRIRDEKVA
- a CDS encoding GIY-YIG nuclease family protein, which encodes MSEPYSIKMFLPDGDPDGLRLIEKSNWTGIGVVFSRSGYKDALKREEFQRTGVYVLVGSSGDSSLPTIYIGEGDPVRPRLDSHYAKKDFWNWGVFFVTSNQSLNKAHVKYLESRLIQLAKDVKQCNLDNANDSSQPNLSEADVADMESYIRDMLKVFPLVGLSVFEKPEQVSNERELLFIKAKGITAKGYETSRGFVVLEGSESVVDEVPSIHEYLTSLRSDLVKKGVLIPQNGHYAFTENYVFTSPSTAAGVVQGRSSNGRTCWKDAKGKTLKTIQTESTKGSEGAES
- a CDS encoding inovirus-type Gp2 protein — protein: MHYLTSSNSNNYNGLPVNNGKNGQYFCYTSMLQRFYELLTSMTERHSRVLFVRFDVRFPSGYMPLGRNEEITHLCKRLKENSRSKGRDLGLFWVREQSREKHQHYHCVALIDGNKVQNHRAFLIEVERIWNHITGSTQTGTIDWCERTRNGQPGRNGIMIQRPLRKAQGEELLHQQNDFQSKVNHCFEWASYLCKTNQKDNTPSGVRRFGLSQMK
- a CDS encoding helix-turn-helix domain-containing protein, which encodes MKHDILGLKELIRLNVRTYADMSSITDLGELRSAFLKATEMVFDDLEDELKTFGASSSPKKSYSIEGKKEKHPKAYEKWTPEEEKELAQRYEQGIPIPEIAEQLGRNPGGIRSRLQKLGLC
- a CDS encoding restriction endonuclease subunit S, with the protein product MTDVPENIARAYGELPEGWKLEKLKFFADIRNSNVDKVLKDDEVPVSLCNYTDVYYNDRITSDMPFMQGSATDTEIQRFQLKRGQVIITKDSESWDDIGIPAFVTEDMPEVLCGYHLSVFDPNEELDGGYLAWLCRSEPLNNQFKLAANGVTRFGLGQYPMRNSFIAAPPFEIQKRIAQFLDEKTAKIDGLIEKKRELLDRLAEKRQALITQAVTKGLNPDAPMKPSGIEWLGDIPEHWDVFPLKRVLTDSTYGISASLEPAGEVVILRMGNLVDGIIDYSDLKFLDEIDDGLLLQPRDVVFNRTNSLDLVGKTSLFMGNADSPVSFASYLVRFRFDERYLPEYANYVMGTESLLALVRTFALRSIGQANLNPSRYSMTIFPVPPLGEQEEIVTKLDYENDRISVAVENISKSICALEEYRSALITSAVTGQIEALK